From the genome of Frateuria soli:
CTCAGAGGATGTAGACGAACATGAACAGGCCCAGCCACACCACGTCGACGAAGTGCCAGTACCACGCCACCGCCTCGAAACCGAAGTGGTGGTCGGGACTGAAGTGGCCCCTGAGCACGCGCAGCCAGATGATCGCCAGCATGATCGTGCCCAGCGTCACGTGCAGGCCGTGGAAGCCGGTCAGCATGAAGAAGGTCGAGCCGTACACGCCGGTGTGCAGCGTGAGGTTGAGCTCCTTGTAGGCCTCGATGTACTCGTGCGCCTGGGCATACACGAAGGTCGCGCCCAGCAGCACGGTCAGGCCCAGGAACACCAGGACCTTGCCGCGATGGCCGGCCTTCAGCGCGTGGTGCGCGATGGTCACTGTGACGCTGGAGGTAAGCAGGATCAGGGTGTTGAGCAGCGGCAGGCCCCACGGCGCCACCGTCTCGAAGTCTCCGCCGATGTTGCCCGGCCCATTGCCGCCGCCGGCGCCCCAGGCGGCCGCGTAATCGTTCCACAGGAACTGGTGGGTCAGCACGCCATGGCCCTCGCCACCGAGCCACGGCACCGAGAACATGCGGGTGTAGAACAGCGCGCCGAAGAACGCGGCGAAGAACATCACCTCGGAGAAGATGAACCACATCATGCCCATGCGGAACGAGCGGTCAACCTGGGCGTCGTACTTGCCCGACAGTGACTCGTGGATCACCGAGCGGAACCAGCCGAAGAACATCAGCAGGACGCCGATGAAGCCGATCGAGATGACCGTCTTGCCGAAGCCCGCTTCACCCGGCGGCGCATTCAGCCAGTGCGCGGCACCGAACACGGTGAGGAACATGACCACCGCGGCCACGATCGGCCACTGGCTCTTGGCCGGTACGAAATACGCTTGCTGCTGACCCATGAGTGTTCCCCGTGGAT
Proteins encoded in this window:
- a CDS encoding cytochrome c oxidase subunit 3; translated protein: MGQQQAYFVPAKSQWPIVAAVVMFLTVFGAAHWLNAPPGEAGFGKTVISIGFIGVLLMFFGWFRSVIHESLSGKYDAQVDRSFRMGMMWFIFSEVMFFAAFFGALFYTRMFSVPWLGGEGHGVLTHQFLWNDYAAAWGAGGGNGPGNIGGDFETVAPWGLPLLNTLILLTSSVTVTIAHHALKAGHRGKVLVFLGLTVLLGATFVYAQAHEYIEAYKELNLTLHTGVYGSTFFMLTGFHGLHVTLGTIMLAIIWLRVLRGHFSPDHHFGFEAVAWYWHFVDVVWLGLFMFVYIL